The genomic segment GCGCGATCCTCGAGCCCAGTTTGATCCCTCGGGACGGGTCGATAGGCGTTGCGGTTTTCACCTTCGCTGGAGAGCCATCGCTTCGGGTGCCATTCACCGAGATCAAGTCGGAAGCAGATGCGGTGGCTTTTGCCGCAAAAGTCGAAGCCTTGAAGTGCGTCGCTGCCGAAACGTGTCCTCTAAAAGGTCCGAACCCGGAATCGAACGCGGGCCTGGCGCTGCTCGCCGCAAATCAGCACTTGAGCGATAACAAGAGAGCGGGCGCTCGCCGTGTGTTGCTGATGTCCACGGATGGCGGATTGACGGACCCGGACTTCGCGGAAATAGCTTCCAATCGAATACGTGAGGAGACTCGTGGAATCGCATCTGAACTGGATGTCATCCTACTCGGACTCTTCGCCAAGCCGGACGCCAGTGCGGATACATGCCCGCCCAGGGACGCCGGGGAACTGGACGCCGCCAGAGCTAAAGTCAAACGGATCGTATTCCCAGAACCCGATAGCGATTTGCCTGGCGCGAGACTCGACATAAGCGGAGGCGCCTGCAACTGTCCGAATGCTGTCTTTGGGTCTGACTGCGAACGCCAGGTTAGGGACTTTGTTGAACTCACGCGCAGAGTGCTCCGAAGCCAGCCGGCGACTCGTTTCTTGACGGTGAACACCGATGCGGATACCGACCCTGATACGCCGGTGATAGGCGGCACGCTGTCACTCAGGCAAGCAATCGAGCGCGCCAATAGCAACGGCGGCGCTACAACTATCACTTTCGACTCAGGCCTCAAAGACAAAACCATCCGGCCTCGTGTTCCACTGCCTGCGCTGACCGCGCCCGACATCAGGATCTGCGGCTGCGGCGAGATGAATTGCGACTACTTAATCGATACTGAGAAGAAATGCGACCCCTTCTTAACTATTGATGGGAGCCAGACTGACACAACGAAAGGCGAACAGCATAGCGATGGGATATTGATCCGCTCAGACCGAGACGTAGTGCGCGGTCTTAGGATTATCAATTTCGCTGGAGCTGGAGTCGGCATCAAGCCGATTTGCAACCGCGGTTTCAACCGGATCGAGCGCAACAGATTTGAGAACAACAAGAAGGCAGGGGTACGCGTCCTGGATTCGCCTGCGGACGCGGAGGGAGCATTCAGGCACAACACCGGCAACACAATTTCGATGAACGATATTCTTGGGAGCGAAACGCCGATTGATCTCGCCGGCGATGGCCCGACGCCCAATGATCCCGGAGACCCGGACGTGGGACCGAACACGCTGCTTAACTTTCCCGACAACCTCAGCGCCGTCGCTCCCACATCCGACGTTTCCGCGACAGCCAATGGTGTGACCTTAACCGGCCAGGTCAACGGCCCAACCGCCGCCGGTGCAACGGTCGAGATATTCGCTATCACGAGCTTCCGGCCAGTACCAGGCGGGCGAGTCATTGACGGCGTGATCTTCCTCAAACAAGCAACGACCGACGCCAATGGTAGCTTCACCGTCACGGGACTTGCCGACTCGCCCACCTGTGGCTACACCGCCACGGTAACAGATCTGGAAGGGAACACTTCAGAGCTGATGTTTCCGTGCGGAGGCTTTCCAAGAGCGAAGGTCACGAATGCCAATTTCAACGTGGCGGTCCCAAACCAGCAGTCACCGCAAGAGGGGACATTCACGATTGAAAACACCGGGTGCGCTCCTCTCGCTGTCAGCTTCGCATCGATCACGCGCGATGGATTTCCCAGGAGGCGCAGCAACGACGAAGATCGGTTCTCTATAGCGTCGGTAGGAGTCGGGCCTGGTGGCCGGACGGCTACAATTGAGGCCGGCCGGTTCCAGCAATTCACTGCGTTGTTCAACCCGACGATTCCAATCGCCGTCTCGGCAGGCAGCGCGAATTTATCCTCGCTGGTCTTGCCTGAAACAACCAGGTCTACAGCGACACTCAACCACAATGGTTGTAGTGTTAGTGATAGAACGATCAGTCTCACCGGTCGTGTCAACAGTCAGGTCAAACTGATTGATCCAAAGAACCCGCAGAACGCCGATGCCGTGGTGACGCTCGAACGGTTGGGAGATGTGTTCAGGGTCACGTTTTCGCTTTACGATTCGAACCCGCAGAACATTGATAGCGTCACCTATCAGTTTCTTGACAGGAACGGGAACACGGTGCCGCTTGAGCAACCTCTGCGTGATCTCAGCAAGGTCATTCAAGATGCGCAACTGATTCCCGGCCAAAGTTTCTCTGTAGTGCAGGAGTTCTCGAACGCAAGCACAAAGCGAAATCGGCGTGCCGTGTCGGTGGTTGTGACGGTGATGGACAAGAAAGGAGGGAAGGACTCGGCCTCCGGCTCGCTGTCATCACTGACGGGCGCGGTTAGTATTCAGGCACTGCTCGCGCCGGGAAAAGCATTGGTGTTGCCAGTCGTAAAGCTCACGCCCGGCCTGGATAGGAACGGCTCGCCCCTAAGATACCCTTCGAGCCCCAAGACGCAGTCGTTCGCGGCAGTCGCGCCCAACGCGGGCGCGCGGAAGGAGAAACGACAATGAGATGCAGACACACTGCAACCGGCTTGTGCCTGATTCTTGTTTTGATTTGCGCTCTGGCCCCAAAACACGCGCGTGCTGATGAGGGTAGCCAGGCAAAGTATCGTCGACTCGACGCAAACCTAACGTTCGGCCCCATCGGCAAGGTCGCGTGGAACTCTCTCGGTCGCAGTTCGGTCGAGATTAACGGCCGGATGGCTCGCGCCGAGCAGGTCATTTGGAATGGTGATCTGATTGAAGTGACCGGCGACAACAGTGCCCGGGTGTTACTCGATTCGTTAGGCCAGGTCGCGCTCAAGAGCGGGGCACAAGTTAGACTTGCGACGACAATCGCGAAGCTTGCCGACAACTTCGCTCGCCCGGTGCTGGTCGCGGAACTCGTTAGCGGGGACTTGGCGGTGAACCTCCAACAAGAGGCTGTCGCATACATCGAGGCCGGCGGATCGGTATTTTCCACAACGCCCGGAGCGCGATTTCGCATCGGCGTCTGGGAAGGCCGGCCGGTTATTGAGATGGCGCGCGGCGATGTGAGCATCGAGCAACAACGACGGACCAGAATCAAACCACGCGATGTCCAGGTCCGGCCCGGCGGCACACTTGTCGAGGTCGCAACCGTTGGTGGGGTCTCAACCGTTCCACTGAACACCAAGACGAATAAGCGCACGCCAGACAGAATCCGATGGATGAAGTCTCTCGAAGCGGGCGGGGGAGGGACATTCACGTTGGTCGCATTCCGCGGCAGTCCGATTGGGACCCAGACCGCACCGGATGAGACGCCCGTTGGTAATAGATTGGTGAAGTTCGATGTCGTGCCAAACAACCTTGCCACCATTCAATCTACCAACATTACTAACGCGGATGGCTATGTGCCTTATACCTTCGTCGCTGGCGGCAACCCGGGCACTGGTCGAATCATAGCGACGATCGCGCCCGATCAAACTCAAGACCCAGCGGACACTATCTACGAAACGTACTCCCGGGATTTCAATATCGAGAAGTTAGGATTCTGGCGGCTGCGAACCAAGATCCTGATCGCGATTGCCGCCGTGGGAGTTGGGTGCGTCGTCGGCTGCCACCGGCGCAGCGGACCAATACAACAGCAACCGCCGCCAACAATCCCTTGATTGGAGTTTAGAGGTGAAGCAATGAAAAGACTGATTGAGTTTCCGTTGGAAGATGGCAGCACCATTGTGGTGGAAACGGATGATGCGCCGGCGGCAGGCACGGTACGTGGGGCTCACCCATCAGAAGTAGTCGAGAAGGCGAAGCAGACCTTTGAGGCCTCGTTGGAGAGAATCAAACCCGTGGCCGCTAGCATCATCGCTAAACTGCGCGAGCTGGGCGATCGGCCTGAACAGGTCGGGGTGGAGTTCGGAATCAAGTTAAACGCAGCAGCGGGCGTAGTGCTCGCATCCTCTGGGGTGGAAGCAAACTTCAAAGTGACGTTGACGTGGAAGCTGGAGCAGAAAGACAGCACGCCCTCACCCTAAGGGTAATGCATTGGAACCCAACGAAGAATCCAGCCCACGATAAGACGTGTGGAGTGAGGGCGCTATTGAGCGGACAGGCCGGGAAGGAGCGTGGCGTGAACGAGATTAAGTATCTGGATTTTGATCTCTTGATCGAGCGCGAGGGAGAGAGATACCAGGTGAGGGTCTACTCACCAGGCGGCGAGGTTACTTCGACGTTTGATAAGCCTTTCTCGGAAGAAGAGCTTGAAGAATTTCTGCAGCTCGTTGGCTATTCCTGGGAAGCTGTGCACGACGTGGAAGAGGAGGCCAAGAAATTTGGCGGTCGGTTGTTCGACAAAGTATTCGGCAGAAGGGTCTACGCCCGTCTGTCCGAAAGCATCAATGACGCGAATGACGAGAACAAGGGTTTGCGAATTCGCCTTCGTCTGAACGATGTGCCGGAGCTGGCCGAGCTGCCTTGGGAATATCTCTATGATACAGAGGTCGAGAGATTTCTATTCCTGTCGTCAAACACCCCGCTAGTGCGCTATCTCGAGAGACCCGAGCGCATCCGTCCATTTCGTGTGAAGCGGCCTCTGCGATTCTTGGTAATGATTTCCAACCCCGCCGACGGTGTTTACTCGCCTCTAAATGTAGAGAAGGAGTGGAAACAATTGAACGAGTCTCTCGAAAGCTTGCACAGCGAAGGACAGGTTGAGCTCGTGCAGGTAGAGGCTACGGCGTCGGCACTTCAAGAGCAATTACGGCGTGGGACCTTTCACATCTTCCATTTCATCGGTCATGGGGGCTTCGACCCCGAGTTCAAGGATGGATTCCTGGTAATGAGCGATAAGGAAACTCCAACGTTGAGCGGCGAACAACTGGGAAGGCTTCTCTATGACCATAAGACATTGCGTCTGGTTGTGCTGAACGCCTGCGAAGGCGCGCGCGGCTCGCGCTCGAACCCATTCAGCGGCGTGGCCCAAAGTCTGGTGAAATACGGTATTCCGGCTGTGATCTCCATGCAGTTCGAGATAACCGATGACGCGGCAATCATATTCTCTAAACAGTTCTACAAGGCATTGGCCGACTACTATCCGGTGGACGCCGCGCTGGCCGAGGCCCGCAAGGAGATCTCCAGGAGCAGAAAGCGCGTGGAGTGGGGGACTCCCGCCTTGTACATGCGCCCCTCGGATGGAGCAATATTCGCCGAGGGGGATTGGTCGCCGCCTCCTATAAAACTGGGATATCGAGGCATCATGAAGGCCATAACCCAAGGGCGGCTGGTCCCTTTTCTTGGCGCGCGCGCCAACCTGGGTGATCGCACGGGGAACGCCCCAGAAACCCTGTTTCCGCCAAGTGACGATCAACTAGCCGCGCGCCTGGCTGGGATTTGTGGTTCACCTGGTGAAGTGAAAGGACTGGTGGGCGTATCACAATTCTTCGCGCTAAAAAACTCTCAAGAACTTTCTTCCGAACTCTATGACGCCTTAACCGAGTATTTGTCCGTTCCATCCCTGCATGAATTGCTGGCGGACCTCCCCGGCATCTTGAAGGAAAAAGGTTATCCCTTTCCCTACCAGCTTATCGTGACAACCAACTATGACGACGCGTTGGAAAAAGCCTTCGTGAAAAAGAAGGAGGAGTTCGACCTGATCTATTACGAAGCCGAGGGCGGGCACGGTGGCAGGTTTTGTTACAAACCGTGGGGTGGCAGCGCGGAGCCGATCAAAAAGGCCAACAGTTTTCAACTGCCGGACTTCGAGAAACGAACCTTGATTCTAAAAATCCACGGCGAGGTTGATCGGTCTAATTCCGAGGGACGTAGGTATGCAATCACTGAAGACGACTACATCTACTATTTGAGCGGCAAGAGCATTAACCAGTACTTGCCGGCGCAAGTGATAAAAAGGCTAAAAGAGAGCCAACACCTTTTTTTGGGCTACAGGCTTCATGACTGGAACTTGCGCGTGTTCTATCAACGGATCTTTGGCGATGCCAAGCCCCCCGATTCGTGGGTTATTCAGTCGGAGTCGGAGAACGATCCCTTTGACGAAGAGTTTTGGAAAAGCCGCGATATGAAGATTGTTAAAGACAGCCAGGAGGACTTTGTTAAAGAGATCAAAAGACGGCTTCAGGAGCTAAAGCGCGTCGAGGTTGCGGATGAGTGAACGGACTTATCCCGCGTCTCCCTACAAGGGACTGGCAGCATACTCGGAAGAGGATGCCCCGTTCTTTTTCGGGCGCGAAGAAGAGCGACGAAACATCATCAGCAACCTGACGGCCTCGCGCTTGACATTGCTATACGGCGCAAGCGGCGTTGGCAAGAGTTCAGTCCTCCGCGCAGGCGTCGTCCCCGATCTGCGCCGGCTTGCGAGAAAGAACAGTGATGAAAGCGGCTCGCCCGAATTCGCCGTAGCCGTGTTCAATACCTGGCGCGATGACCCGGTTGGCCGTTTGACAGCCTGTGTTCGCGAGTCAGTCATTAAGACCTTGGACGACCAGACAGTTGACCAGGTGCCACCACCAAGCTCGCTCGTCGACACCTTTCGAGCGTGGACAAAACTAGTCGGCGGAACGCTGCTCGTCATCCTCGATCAGTTCGAGGATTTTTTTCTGTATCACCGGAATGAGAAAGGCGAAGGAAGCTTCGCGACTGAGTTTTCGCGTCTTGTCAATTGCCGTGACCTAAGAGTCAATTTCCTCATTTCGGTTCGTGACGATACGTATTCGAGACTCGACTTCCTAGAGAAGGACATACCTGGCCTCTTCGATAATTTCCTGCGCATTCCGTACCTCGACCGAGAAGCTACCCGCGCGGCTATTATCAAACCGATTGAACAATACAATCGATTCTACGGAGCAGGCAGAAAACGAATCAGCATCGAGTCCGAACTGGTCGAGGAAGTCCTGAAAGGACCATCCAAGGCAAAGGCCTTGCACAGCGACCAGGAGCAGGCAGGAGTCGCCAACGCAGGTGCGATCATTGAAACTCCATTCCTGCAATTGGTGATGACCTCCTTGTGGAAAGAGGAGATGCGGTTGGGTTCGACCACGCTCAGGCTGGAAACGCTCAACCGCCTCGGCGGCGTGGACAGCATCGTGGAGACGCATCTAAGCGAGGCGATGAAAAAGCTGTCGAGGAAAGAGCGGGCAATCGCGGCTTCCGTCTTTCATTACCTGGTCACACCGTCCGGCCACAAGATGGCCTATGCTGTTTCCGATCTAGCCAAGCAAGCACAATTGGATCAAAGAGAAACTACCGAGCTGCTGGAGAAGCTGGCGCGTGGGGACAACCGCATTCTGCGGCCATTCGCTCTTCCCGAACGTCAGGATGAACAATTCTATGAGATATCCCTCGATGTGCTTGCCACGCCAATCCTGGACTGGCGGACGCGCG from the Acidobacteriota bacterium genome contains:
- a CDS encoding CHAT domain-containing protein, which encodes MNEIKYLDFDLLIEREGERYQVRVYSPGGEVTSTFDKPFSEEELEEFLQLVGYSWEAVHDVEEEAKKFGGRLFDKVFGRRVYARLSESINDANDENKGLRIRLRLNDVPELAELPWEYLYDTEVERFLFLSSNTPLVRYLERPERIRPFRVKRPLRFLVMISNPADGVYSPLNVEKEWKQLNESLESLHSEGQVELVQVEATASALQEQLRRGTFHIFHFIGHGGFDPEFKDGFLVMSDKETPTLSGEQLGRLLYDHKTLRLVVLNACEGARGSRSNPFSGVAQSLVKYGIPAVISMQFEITDDAAIIFSKQFYKALADYYPVDAALAEARKEISRSRKRVEWGTPALYMRPSDGAIFAEGDWSPPPIKLGYRGIMKAITQGRLVPFLGARANLGDRTGNAPETLFPPSDDQLAARLAGICGSPGEVKGLVGVSQFFALKNSQELSSELYDALTEYLSVPSLHELLADLPGILKEKGYPFPYQLIVTTNYDDALEKAFVKKKEEFDLIYYEAEGGHGGRFCYKPWGGSAEPIKKANSFQLPDFEKRTLILKIHGEVDRSNSEGRRYAITEDDYIYYLSGKSINQYLPAQVIKRLKESQHLFLGYRLHDWNLRVFYQRIFGDAKPPDSWVIQSESENDPFDEEFWKSRDMKIVKDSQEDFVKEIKRRLQELKRVEVADE
- a CDS encoding CU044_2847 family protein codes for the protein MKRLIEFPLEDGSTIVVETDDAPAAGTVRGAHPSEVVEKAKQTFEASLERIKPVAASIIAKLRELGDRPEQVGVEFGIKLNAAAGVVLASSGVEANFKVTLTWKLEQKDSTPSP
- a CDS encoding DUF1194 domain-containing protein, whose product is MATSIRETSRRLWLPFAQFLITQTSIRARVCTMRAAIIGALVVGVMAYAPAQNARLVRSADASQDCPQPGAKVDLAFIIDRSGSLDVKAQGQTYNVEIEGVRRAILEPSLIPRDGSIGVAVFTFAGEPSLRVPFTEIKSEADAVAFAAKVEALKCVAAETCPLKGPNPESNAGLALLAANQHLSDNKRAGARRVLLMSTDGGLTDPDFAEIASNRIREETRGIASELDVILLGLFAKPDASADTCPPRDAGELDAARAKVKRIVFPEPDSDLPGARLDISGGACNCPNAVFGSDCERQVRDFVELTRRVLRSQPATRFLTVNTDADTDPDTPVIGGTLSLRQAIERANSNGGATTITFDSGLKDKTIRPRVPLPALTAPDIRICGCGEMNCDYLIDTEKKCDPFLTIDGSQTDTTKGEQHSDGILIRSDRDVVRGLRIINFAGAGVGIKPICNRGFNRIERNRFENNKKAGVRVLDSPADAEGAFRHNTGNTISMNDILGSETPIDLAGDGPTPNDPGDPDVGPNTLLNFPDNLSAVAPTSDVSATANGVTLTGQVNGPTAAGATVEIFAITSFRPVPGGRVIDGVIFLKQATTDANGSFTVTGLADSPTCGYTATVTDLEGNTSELMFPCGGFPRAKVTNANFNVAVPNQQSPQEGTFTIENTGCAPLAVSFASITRDGFPRRRSNDEDRFSIASVGVGPGGRTATIEAGRFQQFTALFNPTIPIAVSAGSANLSSLVLPETTRSTATLNHNGCSVSDRTISLTGRVNSQVKLIDPKNPQNADAVVTLERLGDVFRVTFSLYDSNPQNIDSVTYQFLDRNGNTVPLEQPLRDLSKVIQDAQLIPGQSFSVVQEFSNASTKRNRRAVSVVVTVMDKKGGKDSASGSLSSLTGAVSIQALLAPGKALVLPVVKLTPGLDRNGSPLRYPSSPKTQSFAAVAPNAGARKEKRQ